In Methanothermobacter tenebrarum, the sequence AAACTATTATATTTTTTGGTTAAATTTGAGTATTCGGTGAGTGTTTCACCTTCTTCTTCTGGTGTGGGTGGTTTGATTTTAAATTGGATTTCACTTTTCCTGAATCTAACGTTCTCTTCTCTTAGGAACCCCTTTATGTAGGCGTTTATACCAACCCTCACACCCCTCCTCTTTGATACAACACCATAGGCTCCAGGTTTCCCATAGAGTACATGAACATAATCTGAGAGGGCGTCAAGGGCTGCGAGATCATGTTCTATCACCATAACGGCTTTACCCTCTTCTTGGAGGGATCTTATCACCTTAACCGCGTTTAGCCTCTGTCTAACATCTAACCAGGATGTTGGCTCGTCAAAATAATAAAAGTCAGCATCTCTAAGGGCGGCTGCGGCTATAGCTATGGTCTGGAGTTCTCCTCCACTCAACTTTTTTATATCCCGTTTTAATATAGGTTCAAGTTCAAGAGTTTCAATAATAAAATCTAGTTTACCACGCTCATCAGCCCTTGTTAAGAGCTCATCCACTCTACCCTTCACATATTCTGGAATAAGGTCTATCAACTGTGGTTTATGAACAGTCCTTAACTTACCCGTGGAAAGTTTCTTAAAATATTCCTGCAATTGGGATCCCCTGAAGAAGCGTATTATCTCATCCCACCCTGAGGGGTTTTCATAATCCCCAAGGTTGGGTTTCAATTCACCTGAAAGTATACGGCTTATAGTTGACTTACCAATCCCATTAGGTCCTATAAGTCCAACCACATCCCCTTGGCTGATAACTGGCAATCCGAAAAGTTCGAACATGTTCTCCCCATAACGGTGAACAGGATCCTCAAGGGCCTCCGGCAAGTTTATTATACTTACAGCATTAAATGGGCACCTGTTAGTACATATACCGCAACCAGAACATAATTCCTCTGATATAATGGGCTTTTTAGTTTTTTCATTGATTATTATTGTGTCTTCACCCATCCTGACACCAGGACAGTAATCGATACACAGATAATTACACTTTTTCGGCTGGCACCGATCATGATCCAAAATGGCGATCCTAGTCACTCACATCACCATAGAAAAAAATACTCATTCACCCTATTATACTATAACCTAATAAGTAAAACAGTTATTATCAAAGTTTCCCCCTTGAATTTCCCCTAAAAATTTCATCTACTTTAAAAATAAAGGGAGAAATAAAATTAGAAAAACTAGTACAATTTTTTAAACGCCAAATCTATGTCCTCTGCCTTAACGGTTTTTCTACCAGCATGTTTTGCGAGTTTAACAGCTGCTGCCGCCACCTCTTCGCCTATTTCCTCCAGGGCCTTTGCTAGTGCCTCCCTCGCATCATCACTTATTCTCTGCGCACCGGCATTCTTTATAATTCTCCCAACTGGTGCTATTGGCAATTCACCCATAATATCACCTCAATTTTATCCTGAACTACCACACCCTATCGGGTGGAGTTTCCTGCTTCAACGATAAGACTCACCGGCATACTCCACCAGTAGAGGTCTCATCTCCACAGGCACAAAGGACCGTCCCAGCCCCGTATAGCCATAATCTATTTTCACATAGCTTATATATTTTTCGGCTTTCACCCCCCCATAGGGGGGCTTCCCCGCGGATAAAGTTAAATTTATCCTCCCTTCAGCCATCTTTGTGACTAACATCCCAGAAATTTGAAAAAAATTTACCCCTATAATCCCATGAAGATTTCACACAAAAAAATATCATACACACCATCATATAATATAACAAAAAAATTAGGGAGAGTGAAAATCTTAGATGAAACAAGTCATTATAATCCGCACAGACCTTAAAATGGGGAAAGGTAAAATCGCGGCTCAAGCCTGCCACGCATCCATAGAATCATACAAGAGAACAACCCCAGAAAAAGTGAAAAAATGGGAAAATGAAGGTTCAAAGAAGATAATCTTGAAAGTGGAAAACCTAGAAGAGCTCATGGAAATATACGAGGCGCTGAAAAAAACAAAAATCCCCCACTACCTCGTACGGGACGCAGGACACACACAACTACCCCCAGGTACAATAACAGCCCTTGGCATAGGCCCAGACGACGATGAAAAAATAGATAAGATAACAAAGCACCTAAAACTATTATAAGCCCACGAAAAAACAAGAGAATAACCACTAGACCCCTAATTTTTTCATCACAACATAAATACCATGGAGGACAGACAATGAAATGGATCGTGAAAATAGGGGGAAGCCTATTTCCCCACAATGCGAGAAAACTATTAAAAAATCTCCTAGGCGAAAACATCATCATCATAGCAGGGGGCGGGGAACTCGCAGATAAAATAAGAGAATACGATCATGAGCTCGGATTTTCAGACATCGCAAGCCATGAAGCCGCCATACTATCCATGGACATAATGGGCATACTCCTCGCAGACCTTGTAAAAGGAGCCAAGACAACCCACACCATAAAAGGGGCTAAAAAAATAATAAAAGATGGTAAAATACCAGTACTCCTACCATCAAGGATCCTACATTATCTAGATCCCCTCAAACATTCATGGAAAGTAACATCAGACTCCATCGCATTTTATATATCAAAGCTCATACATGCAAACCTATTAATAGCAACAAACGTAGATGGTATATATACAACACACCCCACTAAAAGTGAAGCTAAACTTATAAATGAAATAAGCGCTAAAAAGTTACTAACTTTTGGCGAAACCGCAGTGGATGAAGAACTACCAAAACTCCTACTAAAATACAAATCTGATTGTTACGTAGCAAATGGAAAACATCCCCAGAGGATCCTTTCCATCATAAAATCCACTGAAACAACATATACAAGGATAAGAGGTGACCAAACTTGGCAAAGATAAGATGCACATCTTGCAGACAAGAAATACCCCTAGTTGAAAGTTATGTGAAATTCGAATGCCCATTCTGCGAAGAAACCATATACAGATGCGAAAAATGCCGAACCTTCGGCCACCCATACAAATGTAAATGCGGATTCGAAGGCCCATAAAAATCCTCCTACTTTCTCCCCCTAATCCTTATAAGAGATTCTAAAATATTCCAGTACCCTAGGGTGACTCCTAGGTCACCCCCCAGGGGATCTAGCGCATGGAAAATCCAAGAAAAAAATCTACCCTCCCACATTCCAGGAGGGTGGCCCTGCAACCAACATATAAATAATAATAATGGATCAAATATTATTAAAATCGGAGGGAGATAATAATGGGAGAAGTTCTCGCTACCATAAAACTAATGCCAGAAAGTCCCGATGTGGACATGTCAAAACTAAAGGCTAAAATTCAATCATCAATACCAAAAGACGCTGAATTATATAAGATAGAAGAGGAACCCGTCGCATTCGGTCTCATAGCCCTCAATGTGATGGTTATCGTAGATGATGCGGCTGGGGGGACAGAGAAGGTTGAAAAAAAATTATCAGAAATTGAAGGTATAAGTAACATAGAAGTAACCGACCTGCGACGTTTAATTTAAACAAAGGGTGGTTGAGATTCTTGATCTCATCCTCACCTGTATTCTAGGGATACTATGCGGCACCATAACAGGTATCATACCAGGCATCCATGTTAACACTATAGGCGCCCTCACCTTCACCGCCACACCCATACTCCTCAAATTTTTTCCCCCAGAATCCTTAGCCGTTTTCCTCCTCTCAATGTCCATAACCCACGCACTCCTAGAATTCATACCATCCATGCTAGTGGGCGTCCCAGACGAAGCAACAGCATTATCCATACTACCAGGCCATAGGATGGTCCTGGAGGGATGGGGTAAAAAGGCTATAAGATTAACAACCATCGGCGGCCTTGGGGGTATAATATTTACAGTATTATCCATACCACTATTCCTAGTTCTCTTCCCCCCAGCAAATGAACTCCTAAAGCCATATATAGGACTATTACTCCTCATAATGTCAATCTATCTTATAATAAGTTTGAACAGGAACCTAGAGACCATCACATGGTCCCTGATAATATTCATCCTATCCGGGATTATGGGATGGATCATGCTAAACACTCCACTCTCACCCAACATTTCACTCTTGTGTACTTTCAGCGGCCTTTTTGGTGTCAGCACACTACTTCACAGTCTAGGTGAAAATTCAATCCTACCCAGTAAATGAAATAAAAATCAACACAAGACACCTGAGGGGAGTTTTCGGGGGTGGGATCGCCGGAGCCCTACTAGGGTTTCTCCCAGGTTTTGGACCGGCACAAGGCAGCATATTAGCCCAGGAGATCAGCGGCGGGGACGATGATCGGGTGGAGAATCTTTTAACATCCCTAAGCGCCTTGAACACATCAGATACTCTCTTTTCCCTCATGACCATTTACCTTATAGGAAATGCCCGCAGTGGAATAGCAGTATACATCTCAAAGATAATAGAAAATTTCAATTTAAACCATCTCATATTCTTCAGCTTCACAGGTATAGTATCAGCAACCATATCATTTATCCTATGCATAAAAATAGGGGATCACCTGATCGATCATCTCCAATACGTGGACTATAATAAGCTCACAAAATTCTTAATATACTTTATAAGCCTCCTCGTGATAACATTTTCACTGTTAGAAAATGCACCATTACATTTCATTTTACTAGCCTATGTAACTTCCATAGCCCTTGGCCTCATACCCCACCATGTAGGCGTTAGTAAATCCCATCTCATGGGGGTTTTCATAATACCGGCCCTAGCCATCTACCTCTAACGGATAAGAATTACCTCCCTGGCAAGTCTCCTAGAAGCTTCAACAAAAGGAGAAACATTAACACCCGGGAACGGATCAACAATACAAAGATCATATTCTTCATCAATGAGCCCTGGCAGATCCCTTATATCCTCATTATATACCTCGAAATCCTCCTGCTTACCCCCTTTAAGCCAGTTCACTTCCAAGTTTATAAGGGTCATTTCCAGGCCATCACTCCATATATCATTAAATATTACTTTACTGGCTCCTGCAAAGAGCGCGAACAATCCTAGGGTCCCCGGTCCACATGTCGCATCTATAACCTTAAATGAACCCTTAAATTTCTTCAGGATATTATAGAGGCTCATCAACTTCAAATACGAAGACCCTGGAGATTCTATGTGTATTCTACTCTGTCTCTTATAAATACACAAGGCTCCTATCCGGGTTTTTATAATATCACAGCGCATATCGCATCCAGCTAATCTCTCATATACGACAGGTTCATGTTCTGAATCGAGGATACCCACTGTCATCCTAGGATCCCCCTTTATAACCCCTTTAACTTCTGGTACCTCCCTGATTATGCGTTTAGCGGTTCTCTTATCCAACCTCTCTGATAATAATATTAGAGACTTGGGTAATAAGAATGGTGGTCTTGAAAGAGGATAACCTATGCTCATAAGTGGCGTGCCAACACTTCTCAAAGTTGATCCTTTATCTAATAGACCCTCCTCGACCATTATAACCAGTATATGCCCCATTGTAGTGTCAAGGTGCCTTTTACCACACCCACATTTACCCCAGTCCCTATCAACAGCCTCTAGGTCTACCTGATCCTCGAGGGGGATCCTCTTGTCCAAATGGAAGTCATAACAATCCTTACATCCATTATAAAAACCCTTGATCTTTTCTAACAAAGATCTCCTATCTAGTATGCACTCCCCCCCACATTCACACTTTAACCCCATATAAAATTTAAATATGATACTCATCATATTAAAAAGTGATTCTCATGAAAGATAAAAGGAAGGAGATCTTAAGAGAAATCCTGGGAGAATTCGCTGATGACAGCTTCGAAGCAGAAAATGGAAATGTTAAATCAGAAAAGGAGAGCACCCTCGACATCGATAAAATAATCCAGAGAAAACTTTCAAAACCTAAAAGAGCAGATGTTAAAGAAGTCGAAATCATAGAAGAAGAACTAATCCCCCTCTACAAGGTTTCCCTCCCAGAATTCTCCGAAAAAGAAAGGGAACTTATAAATGAAATAAGGGCAAAGGTCGTGGAAGCTGCTGTAACCGCCGGCGGCGAGTTCCAAATCGACAAAAAAACCCTCATGAAAGAGATTAAAGACTTCCTCAGGGTGAAGGGGATTCGAAACATTGACAGACTCGCCAAGCAAATCGTCCAAGAAATGCTAGGTTATGGCGAAATAGACCCCCTAATAAGAGACGATAACCTTGAAGAGATAATGATAATCGGCGTGAAAAAGCCCGTTTTCGTCTACCACAGAGACAAGGGCATGATGATAACAAACCTCATCTTCGATGATGCCGAGGATATTAAAGCCCTAATTGACCTAATCGCAAGACAAGTAGGCCGACGCATAGACCAACAAACACCAATCCTAGATGCAAGATTACCCGACGGTTCAAGAGTCAATGCAACCATACCCTCAGTATCACCAGATGGACCAACCCTAACCGTACGTAAATTCAGAAAAGACCCCTACACCATCATAGACCTCATCAACTTCAAAACATTATCATCATATCTCGCAGCATTCCTCTGGGTATGTACCGATGGCCTTGGAGTCAAACCATGCAATGCAATAATCGCAGGGGGAACAAGTTCAGGTAAAACAACAACCCTGAATACAATAGCGGCCTTCATACCACCCCGTGAGAGGGTCATCACTATCGAGGACACCCTAGAACTCCAACTCCCACACCCCCACATCCTAAGACTGGAAACAAGACCGCCAAACATAGAAGGAAAAGGCGAAATCGACATGGACACCCTCGTCAAAAACTCCCTCCGACAAAGACCAGACAGGATAATAGTAGGAGAAGTAAGGGGCCCCGAAGCCATAACATTATTCACAGCCTTAAACACCGGCCATTCAGGGTTCGGAACATTACACTCAAACACTGCGCAAGAAACCATCACCAGACTCGCAAACAGGCCCATGAACGTCCCAAGTATTATGATACCCGCATTGGACTTCATAATAATGCAGAATAGAATGTACAGTTCATCTGGTCGCTCAATAAGGCGCATAACCGAAGTGGCCGAGGTCGTGGGGATGGAAGAGGATAGAGTCCAATTAAACAGGATATTCGAATGGGATAACGTCACAGACAAGGTCGAATACGTGGGCATAGCAAGCCAAACCCTGAGAGAAATAGCAGAACTACGAGGCATGAGCATAACTGAAATAGAAGAAGAAATCGAAAGAAGAAGACTAGTCCTAGAATACATGGCTGAAGAGAATATAAGATCCATAGATGAAGTGGCCAAATATATACACGGATATTATAAGGATCCTGAAAAGATCCTAGAGAAAGTACTCTAAGGAGAAACCCCACACAATCGGGGGCGTCTAAAATGGTTTTAAAAAAAATTTTTGAAAAACTCGGCAGCATAACAATAGACACGAGCAAAAAAGTGGAAGAGGGAGTTAAGGCCCCAGCAGCGAAACTAGCCAGCATCAGACCACTATTCACAGGTAGACGCGATTTCAGGGAGACCATAAAACGTAGAAGCACCTCAATGATAATGGAACGGATGAGGATGACCCCCGAAGAAGTGGAAGTATTTAAAGAACTTATAGAAGCCGACAAACGCCGAGAAGAGGAGAAAAAAGAAAGCGAAAAAAAGTATACGGAAGCTTCACTCGAAGAATTATTAAAAGAAGAGGAAAAGAAGTTCGACCCCAAGATACTGCTAATGCTTGGAACCGTTTCAGGCCTCATATTACTACTGATAACAATCACACTAGGCCTCGGCCTAGATATCGGTCTAATACTAATGTTCGCAGTAACTTCCCTATCAGTAATTCTAACAGTCGCACCAAAATTGCAAAAGGGTAGAAAATCCAGTGAAGCATCACGCCAACTACCATTCGCTTTAAGGCAGATGGCAACAGAACTTAGAGCAGGACTAGGACTCCACGACACCATGCGCTCAGTGGCGCTTTCAGGGTATGGAGCGTTATCTGAAGAATTCGCAAGGACACTTGAAGAGATAAAGTATGGTGAAAGTACTGAGAATGCCCTACGGGAAATGTGTAACCGGGTGGACTCTGAAGGCCTGGATAGGGCTGTCTATCAGATTACAAGGACGCTTGAAAGTGGAGGTGACCTAGCCAAGACCCTTAATATTATAGCAGAGGATATAGCCTATGAGATGAGAATGAAACTCAGAGATTATTCCCAGAAGCTTAACTCATTCACCATGATATACATGTTCATCGCCATCCTCGGACCGGTAATATTCCTCGTAATGTTACTTGCAGCCGCCACAATCATGGAAGGGTCAGTTTTACCCCCAATCGCAATATTATTATTATACCTGTTATTATTCCCAATGATAGTAGGATTCATGGCCTTCATGGTAAAAAGACTCGAACCAAAATTATAATATCCCCTAATAGGATTCTACTCCCCCCATATGATGAAAAGGCACCCATATACTCTAAAATATGGGGACACTTCAGCTAATAATATTTAAAACTTTCGATTACCTTTAAATCATAAATTATTTCTATTTTGCAAATAAACTCATATATTAGTTGCTGCACATTTCCCCAATATCTGGGGGGAGTAGCAGGAGAGGTGGGTGGGGAAAAGCAGAAAAAATCTGGGAGTATAAACTCCCAAAAAGTTGCTAAGGGATGAATAACATCCCTAACTATCTGCTATATCAGGAAGGGAAACAAAAAAACCCACAAAGGGGATGGGAAAATCCCCCAAATGCAATAACCCCAAAGGTGATATCTATGAAATTTGGTATCGAAATCGTCCCAAGCATGCCAATAGACGAGGTAGTTGAAGTCGTTAAATTGGCAGAGGATGTCGGCTTTCAATACGCTTGGATAACAGACCACTACAACAACAGATATGTATATCAGGTCCTCGCCTTACTTGCTAAAGAAACCGAGACCATCAGAATAGGTCCAGGTATAACAAACCCCTATGTTAGGAACCCAGCAATAACAGCCTCAGCCATAGCAACCCTAGATGAAATCTCAAATGGAAGAGCAAACCTCGGTATCGGACCCGGTGACAAGGCCACATTCGACAAATTAGGCATCGCATGGGAAAAACCAATATCAAGAATAAAAGAGGCAATATCCATAGTAAGAACCCTAACAGCCGGAGAAGCACTTGACACAGGCGCAAAATTAGATTACAAGCCCGTGCAGGAGAAAATCCCAGTATATATGGGTGCCCAGGGTCCAATGATGCTCAAAACCGCCGGTGAAGTGGCAGATGGTGTGCTAATTAATGCTTCAAACCCAAAAGACTTCGAAGCAGCTGTTCCAAACATAAAAGAAGGGGCAGAAGCCGCAGGCAGAAGCATTGATGAAATCGACGTCGCCGCATACACCTGCACCTCAGTAGATGAAGACCCTGAAAAAGCAGCAAACGCCGCTAAGATAGTGGTCGCATTCATAGCCGCAGGATCACCACCATTCGTACTCGAAAGACATGGCCTACCAGCTGACACACAACAGAAATTCGGCGACCTCATAGCCAAAGGAGACTTTGGCGGTGCAATAGCAGCAGTAGACGACGCATTAATGGAAGCATTCGCAATTGTAGGCACACCCGATGACCTCGTGCCTAAAATAGAAGCCCTCGGTGAAATGGGCGTAACACAATATGTTGTCGGTTCACCAATAGGACCAGACATGAAAAAATCCATAAAACTCGTAGGGGACATCATAGAAAGCTTCTAAAAAAAAGCTAAAATTCACCACCAAAATTTTTTATACTCTCTCTATTTTTTTTTTTTTTTTTTTTTTTTTTTTTTTTTTTTTTTTACTTTCCTTTTTCCAATAGAATATTAAATAATAAAAGAACATACCCAATAATAACCTTTCTTTTTCTAGGAATAAATATGATGAGAGAGTTAGCGCTGAAAACAAGGAAAAAAGCCATTAAAAGGATTAGAAGAAAAACACCAGAAGAATTAGCAACTAGCTGGTGCCAAGAAGATCTGCTCTACTCTGGAAAAGGCAAAGCCATCTTCATGATACTCCCAACCAGGGGATGCTCATGGGCACTATCCAAAAGTGGCGGTTGCACCATGTGCAGCTACCTTTCAGATTCACTCCTCGAAGACATCAAAGCCGAAAAATTAAACAAGATATTCAAAGATCTAATATCCCAGTATAGGATAAAAGAGAAAACCGCAGTCAAAATATTCATCTCAGGCAGCTTCCTAAACCCAGAAGAATTCCCAGAAGAATCAAGGAAATTCATACTAGAATACCTCAATAAGATAGACAAAATAGAAGAGATAATAACAGAATCCCGGCCAGAATACGTAAACAAGAAGATACTCATTGAATGTTGCAAACAAGCACCAAACAAAATACTAGAAGTCAGCATAGGACTTGAAACAGCAGACGATTACACACGCAAATACAAGATAAACAAGGGCTTCACGAAAGAAGACTTCAAAAGAGCCATAAGATGCATAAAAAGCTTGAAAGGGGATTTCAATATAAAATCAAAGGCTTATATCTTTATAAAACCCATTTTAACAAGTGAAAAAGAAGCTATCCAAGATGCCATAGACTCCGCAGTCTACGCGGAAAAGGTAGGCGTCGACAGAATATCATTCTGCCCATCAACCATACACAAAGGCACAGTAATGGAAGAACTTTGGAAAAGAAGCTCATACAAACCCCCATGGATATGGAGCCTCATCGAAATCATAAACAACACACGAAAAAACCTTAAAATACCAACAATAATGGACACTTCAGGAGTCGGCACACCAAGAGGCCCCTACAGCTGCAAAAAATGTAACCTGAAACTTAAAAAATTAATCATAGAATCCAACCTAACCCAAAAAACCATACCACCAATAAAATGCAACTGCTACAATAGATGGGTTGCCGAAAAAGAACTCGGAGACTTCACAAGATCAACAAATAACATCAAATACCAAACCTATGGATAATCAACCCCCCACACACTAAAAGAAAAATCACAAAAAGTCAACAAACTAGCCCATCCTATCGTATAAGGCTTCCAACCTCCAGAACAAGATTTTTATACCCGTTCCCCCCACCAGCACCCCACACAGGACATGAACCATCTTGAAAATCAAGGGCACAACCCAAATTCCAATGCTATAATCTTCCCTACCCGTTAGTCAAACCCCCCCATCCTACCAGGGAAGATCCCCCCAAATTGGGGGGTCTTCTTGCCCGCTCCTAGATAAAAAAATTAGAAAGTCACACAGGATACCTCCCAAAAAAACGTGGACAGATGAACAATTTTAGCAATAAAGACCATAGGATGGGGTGCTTAACCTCCAGAGCCAGCGGCTAAAATTAAAAGGTAAAACCTATTCCAGGCGCCGGGAAGCACCCCCCCACTTAGGGGGTGTGCTAATTCACAAGGGGGAGATCCTATGATCGGAATAAGCGCAGACTTCGACCCACTACATAAAGGACACATGAAACTTATAGAAAAAGGACGCGAAATAGCGGAAAAAACTGGAAGCAAGCTCGTCATATACCTTAACAAGGATTATAGCGCCAACCACGCCCCATTCTTCGCGTCATATGAAGCTCGTGAAAAAATGGCCCTTGAAGCAGGAGCCGATAAAGTTATACCAATTGAAGGCCTGCACTACAGGCTAACACTAGCATACACCGTACCTATAAGGATAGCTATGATGATAGAAGACGGTGTTACAGATTACGTGGATGCTGCTAACGTACTCCCAAAAATCATAAAAAAGGAAGCAGAATATTTCGTCAAAAGAGGCATATTCAGTGGAATACCAAGAAAACTTCCGAATAGGAACGTTATCAGATGGTTCGCAGTCAACGAATTCTTCCAGAAAAAATACAACCGGAAAATGAAATTTCACATAATCCCAGAACTTACAGAAAACGGTTCAAAAATTTCAGGAAGAGAAATAAGGAAAAAAATAATAGAAAATAACCTGAAAATAACCGAAGACGTGGCCAAACTTCTACCAGAAACCACTATAAAAATCCTCGAAAAAGAACTGAAAGATAAGAAAGCCCCAGGCAAAAGGAACTTTAATTTAATAAAGGATAAGATGAACAAGCTTTCACGGGCAGACCTCCAATATATAGCCTATCTTAACGCCGACCTCATAAACTCCATCATCAAATGGAGACCATACAATACAGAAAACCAGATATGGGCAACCTTCAGAAGGGCCGGGTATGGTCCAGTACTTACAAGACTAGCTTTAAGTTCAATGGAAATGAATGTAACAAGGAGAGAGGTCTATAATCTCATAGGATACTATGAGAAAAAAGGATGGATACCACCAGATCAAAAAAGGGAGAGGATAATCCAAAGGGCCTGGTTCATATCAAAGAGCGTGAAAAAAGGTTACACTTCAAGAGAAGCCCATGAAAAGTTCCTAGAACGCCCCAGGCCCCTGAATGGGCCCTTAAAATCCTTCAAGGCTGGGATAAGTTTAAAAAGGTCTGAAATCGGAAAATTAAAAGAAGGAACAGAAGCCAAAATATATGTAAAGGAGAATGACATTATCTCCTGCCAGATAAAGGATGGGATGAAAATTAAAAGTCCATTAATCCTCCCAGGTGAGATGGCAACCTATCTCCGGTTAATCATAGATTCACATTTCATA encodes:
- a CDS encoding archaeosine biosynthesis radical SAM protein RaSEA; this translates as MMRELALKTRKKAIKRIRRKTPEELATSWCQEDLLYSGKGKAIFMILPTRGCSWALSKSGGCTMCSYLSDSLLEDIKAEKLNKIFKDLISQYRIKEKTAVKIFISGSFLNPEEFPEESRKFILEYLNKIDKIEEIITESRPEYVNKKILIECCKQAPNKILEVSIGLETADDYTRKYKINKGFTKEDFKRAIRCIKSLKGDFNIKSKAYIFIKPILTSEKEAIQDAIDSAVYAEKVGVDRISFCPSTIHKGTVMEELWKRSSYKPPWIWSLIEIINNTRKNLKIPTIMDTSGVGTPRGPYSCKKCNLKLKKLIIESNLTQKTIPPIKCNCYNRWVAEKELGDFTRSTNNIKYQTYG
- a CDS encoding adenylyltransferase/cytidyltransferase family protein, which encodes MIGISADFDPLHKGHMKLIEKGREIAEKTGSKLVIYLNKDYSANHAPFFASYEAREKMALEAGADKVIPIEGLHYRLTLAYTVPIRIAMMIEDGVTDYVDAANVLPKIIKKEAEYFVKRGIFSGIPRKLPNRNVIRWFAVNEFFQKKYNRKMKFHIIPELTENGSKISGREIRKKIIENNLKITEDVAKLLPETTIKILEKELKDKKAPGKRNFNLIKDKMNKLSRADLQYIAYLNADLINSIIKWRPYNTENQIWATFRRAGYGPVLTRLALSSMEMNVTRREVYNLIGYYEKKGWIPPDQKRERIIQRAWFISKSVKKGYTSREAHEKFLERPRPLNGPLKSFKAGISLKRSEIGKLKEGTEAKIYVKENDIISCQIKDGMKIKSPLILPGEMATYLRLIIDSHFIPFNGKLIKENESFRVKISIG